GTAATGGGGAAGCTCAAATGAGACTGTATTTATGATGACATGTGTGTTTATCAAGAGCTTAAGAACTGGTCCAGgtgaaggtgtccttgcccatgatAGTGGGATTGAAattagatgagctttaaggccctttcaacccaaaccattgtgtGATTTCTCTACCTGCTTTGGGTGTTAGAGTGCAATCCCAAAGGTACATCTAATTTCTCTACCAGCTTTGGGTGTTGGGGTGCAATCACAAAGGTACATCTGATTTCTCTACctgctttgggttttggggtgcaATCACAAAGGTACATCTGGGATTTCTGAGCAGCCACAGAAAGACACACACTTGAGTTGTTGAAGCTAGCATGGAACATCCACAGAATTCTCTCCTCCGTTCTATTGTTTTTCTTGTTCTCACTTCACAGTTAAAACTTTAAGAACTCCTTACTTTATCAGTAGCTTTCTTTTTTGGTCAACTATGTGACTAGAGAGGACAGTTAAACATTGTAAGTTAGGATGGTTTTTGGCCTTCAGTCACTAAAGGTGCAGTGGAACTTAAAAGTTGATCAGAGTTGATACTTTCAGCATTAAGTCAttgtgtctcttctgccaggcagcagcaactaacaaggggacacagtctcaagttgtgcaggggaggtctaggcagaatgttaggaggaagttcttgagttctttccagagagagtgattggcattggaatgggctgcccagggaggtggtggagtcgccatccctggaggtgttcaagcaaagcctggctggggcacttagtgccatggtctggttgattggctagggctgggtgctaggttggactggctgagcttggaggtctcttccaaactggttgattctctgtGTATCACTAAAGCTCTAGGTCTGCATGTTAGGGAGCACAAAGATGTTGCTGAGTATTTCACCTTTTAAAGTGAAAGGATTTTTGAAATACTGAGAAGTAGTAAAAGTTGTGAAAGGTAAAAGATTGATCCCAAGGGGCGATGATTTCTTCCTCAAGTTTGAGATCTttgatttaaagaaacactgctGAGGGTTTTgttcttaaaaaagaaaactaagCATACTGGAGCCTTCTGTTTTGAATTTCTTTTGCAGGTTTACCTCCAGATATTACAAAAGATGAATTTGTACAAGTCATGTCCAAATGCGGTATCATTATGCGAGACCCTCAAACAGAAGAACACAAAATCAAACTGTACAAAGACAAGGAAGGAAATCTTAAAGGGGATGGCCTCTGCTGCTACCTGAAGGTCAGTGGTGCATTGAAATGCAGCTTTCCTTCCTGTTGATAGTactggaaagggtccagtggagggctatgaggatggctggagggcatggctgatgaggagaggctgagggacctggggctgcttagtctggagaaaagaagactgagaggggatttggtaaatatgtacaaatatctgagggctgccaggagtggggggacaggctctgctcactgctccctgggataggacaaggagcaatgggtgtaagttgcagcacaggaggttcagcctcaacacaagggagaacttctttactgtaagagtcccagagcactggcacaggctgcccagagaggtcctctggagccttccaaggcctgtctggatgtgttcctgtgtgacctgtgctagattctatggtcctgctctggcaggggggttggactggatgatctccttgggtcctttccaacccctaacatcctgtgagcctgtgaacattAAAAATTCCTGAAGAGGCTCAACATCTGTTGCTCCTGGCAAAGTGATAGAAGCTTCATAGAAAATCAGCCCACTGACatccctttgtgctcattttgaAGTTCATCAGCTTGCTTGACCTTTGCAGATGAGTTTCTGTGAGACATTTGGATGAAATGTATGCAGCTGTTTTGgggagcactgctctgctgtggcagaaggaAATACTGGATTTTGGTAAAACAGCTGTTGCCAGCTGGGTGTCACTGAAAAAGAGACAGCATTATGCTTTTCTGTGGCAGGGGACTGGTGCTTAGCACAGTATTCttaatgaagtgtgaactggcATAATTCAACTGTGCCATGTGCCTTAAAGCTTGTCTTCTGTTTTATCTTCAAATAGAGAGAATCAGTTCCGCTGGCCCTGAGACTTCTGGATGAGGCAGAAATTAGAGGCTATAAATTGCATGTTGAAGTTGCAAAGTTTCAGCTGAAGGGGGAGTACGATGCAagcaaaaagaagaagaaatgtaaaGACTACAAGAAGAAGTTATCTCAACAGCAGAAGTTTGTATTTTTCATTTCAGTAAAACACTGCATAAATTCTGAAGTGCTGTTAGTAAAGCTCTGCTTTCTTTCAGATGCCATGCTAAGAGTTATGCAAAACTAAAGTGTTACTTGATCCTGAAATAGGTTGACTAATACCCATTTGGAGGGAACATCTAGATGAAATGTTGGCATGATGAACTTCTCTTGTGATGGGCTTAGTAAAATGATAAACAGGGAACTGAGGTCTTTGAGCTACAGAGGAAAATGTTGCAGCCCTGCGGGGGAGAAAAGATCCTTTGCTCAGTGTGTGAATGTGCAAATCCTGTCACAATATCTAGGCATAACTTTTAAGGTAATAACACTCTGGCAGTCCTTATGTGTTACAAGATGCAAAAGCCAAGAGATGTTAACTTCCATAGGGGGTAAAATATCTCTGTAGGTTCCCTCTGACATCTCTCTCTGGGCTAAAATATGCTGATGTTATAATTGTGCTTAGATTTGCTGCTTTTGTCACTTAAAATGTTTCTCTGCCTTTGGGTAACAAGATGtggataaaaaaagaaagaagtttgCATATCTAGGACTTAATAATAGAATTAGTGTTCTACTAAACATTCTAAACAGTACTGCAGAAGCCTTTTGACATAGTTAAAAGGAGCAAAGGTTACTtggttacctgaagggaggttgtagccaggtgggggttggtctcttctgccaggcaaccagcaatagaacaaagggacacagtctcaagttgtgccagggcaggtctaggctgggtgttaggaggcagttcctaccagagagagtgattggcattggaatgggctgcccagggaggtagtggagttgccgtccctggaggtgatcaagcaaagcctggatgaggcacttagtgccatggtctagatgactggatagggctgggtgctaggttggactggatgagcttggaggtctcttccaatctgcttgattctatgattggtagTAATTAAAAGTATCTGGAAGATAGATTGAGCTTCTTGCTATAAGAAGTTTGCACTGTGGAcaaactgagagagttgggactgttcaatctggagaggagaagcctctgaggagaccttattgtggccttctagtatctgaagggggcttacaggaaagctgatgagagactttttaggatgttgggtggtgataggactgggtgggggggaatggagcaaaactggaagtgggtagattcagagtggatattaggaaaaagctctttaccatgagggtggtgagacactgaaacaggctgcccaaagagatgGTAggaatcccatccctggaagtatttaaggccaggctggacgtggctctgagcaacctgatgtagtatgatgtgtccctgcccatggccaggagggttggagcttGATGATCctcaagatctcttccagccctgacagttctatagttctatgattttaagtatGCAAAGAATGAAGTTGCATTTGGCAGTGATTTCTGTGCACAATCTGTCCTGAGCTGCCGTTCCTTTGGAGTGGAAGGACATAATTTACTTGCAAAACTTCATTGGCAATCCAAGTTTTCTCCAGCTCAAACAGCAGGTACAAGAAGGAATTTAAACAAgatttcccccccacacaccttaATATAACCTTTTGAGATGtgaaagtggttttttttctgtgggagTAAGCTATGAAATAGGCAGTTCTCTGGAAGGTAACATTGGTGTTGAGCTGCCAGAGTCATAGAACAGATGCCCACTACTGCTCATGGTGGCAGTGGCTCCATATACACAACAGAATACCTCTTGCAGCAAtgcttaggatcatagaatcagtcagggttggaagggaccacaaggatcattccaacccccctgccatggtcagagaTGCCCTACCCTAGACACCCTTTCCTAGATCAGGGTTGTGTAAGACTTAAGCTGTTCTTGCATGCTCTAAATAAAAACAGTTAAATattaccccagggagcagtggatCTCCTTGTTTGTCAGAAAAGTAATTAGGGGAAAACTATTAAACACTGGCATTATTATTCTGTTTGGCAGCAACTGGTTCCTGAGGGTGGATTTAGACTAGACTTTAAGAAGAAGCTCATCaccttgagagtggtgaggcactaaagtaggttgcccaaagaggtagtagaagcctcatccctggaagtctttaaggccagcctggatgtggctctgggcaacctgatctagtggaaagtgtccttggccatggcaggaggcttggaactaaatgatccttggagtcccttctgaccctcgCAATTCAGTGTCGATGTTAGGTCGGAACTGAAACGTTCAAGATGATTTTATTTCAGCATTGAAGAAAATGCTTTGATTTCCTTAAAACCATTTCTCTTTCTACTTTAAAACAAATCTATTATTAAACCATTTTCTATTGGAAAACAATTTCTATTCTAAAGCACTTTCTGAGCATTGAAGCTCCTCCACAGCTTCATAGGTGAAGCAGTAAAACTCGGGCGATGATTGCGTTGTTTTGTATAGAAGGATAACTTGACTCTTGTCACAAAAATGCATGTTTTGGTTGGATGCCTTGCCAGAAATGCCAAATTAATGATCTTTTCTCAACAAATACTTGTAGAAACTGAAGAGAGGCGCAACAATATCTTCTTACTGTTGCTTCATTTCATTAGACAGCTGGATTGGAGGCCTGAGAAGAAAGACGGCGCAACTCGAATGCGACACGAGCGCATCGTTATTATCAGGAATATGTTTCACCCTAAGGACTTTGAGGTAGGAAGGTGCAGTTTGATGCTGCAGGTTGTGCTGTTGAGAGTTAACAGAGGACCATAGAACTTTTTTTAGGCTGCTCAAAGTCCAACTaataacccagcaccaccagatccaccactaaaccgtgCCCCTCAGAATGGTCTCAACTTTCTGCCGTAAGAATCTTGCCAAACTTCTAAGCAGATAAGAAGAAAAGTGAAGAATAAgtaccctgagtgctgtgtccagttctgggctccttagttCAAGAggggtgttgaggtgctggaaggtatccagagaagggcaacgaaactggtgaaaggcctggaaccctatgaggagaggctgaggaagctgggggtgtgcagcctgcagaagaggaggctcagggctgacctcctttatgtctacaactacctgaagggaggctgtagccaggtggggttgggctcttctcagcaacagaaaaaggggacacagtctccagttgtaccaggggaggtctaggctggatgtgaggaggaagttgttgtcagagagagtgattggcattggaatgggctgcccagggagattctatgattctaacctgttcctgtgtctcagcaccctcactctCAATTTTTTCCTAACcttcagtctcaatctcccttcttccagctcagtgccattgtccctcatcctgttactGCAAGCCcatgtcagaagtccctccccacctctctgTAGCTGTAGCCATCTTCAgcttctggaaggctgctctaaggtctccctggagccttctccaggctcaacaaccccagctccctcagcttgtcttcttagaagaggtgctccagccctctgatcatcactGTCTATATCCTGACAATACTCCTTGTTGGGATGGCAGGAGAAGTGAAGTGTAACTGTCTGAGAATGGAGAAACCAGCACAAAATAACCTTATCAATAAGTAGCATTCATTGATGTCAAGTTGAAAGGCTGTCTGCCAACTCCCAAGGGGCTTTGCAAATGCAGTGTATCAACAATTGATTTATTGGCAGATGCATTGCATTGATGATTGAGCAAAAATAAAGCTGAGAAAGAATTAATTGCCTCTGTTTGATGTAACCTGTGTGATTGCTTGGCAGGAGGATCCCTTAGTGCTAAACGAGATCAGAGAAGATCTACGGACAGAGTGTGAAAAATTTGGTCAAGTAAAGAAGGTTCTCATTTTTGATGTAAGTAGTTTCTGTGTTGTGGTCAGCAGAGTTGCTGTAATGTCTGAATGTGGCAGATACTGAGGTTTCTTAAAACAGGAGTGGAGCATTTACTTGCTTTTGTGTTTATTTCGTTGGGCTGTTCAACAAGAAGAGATGGTCCCAGggagactgtgtccagttctgggcccctaaattcaagagagatgttgaggtgctggaaggtgtccagagaagggcagcaaggctggtgaagggcctggagcacaaaccctatgaggagaggctgagggagctgggggtgtgcagcctgcagaagaggaggctcaggagtgacctcgttgctgtctacaactacctgaagggacattgtagccaggtgggggttggcctcttctgccaggcaaccagcagtagaacaaggggacactgtctcaagctgtgccagggcaggtctaggctggatgtgaggaggaagttgttgccagagagagtgatttcccattggaatgggctgcccagggaggtggtggaggcaccgtcccttgaggtcttcaagaaaaggctggatgaggcacttagtgccatgatttggttgactggatagggctgggtgctaggttggactggatgctcttggaggtctcttccaacctggttgattctatggtatacTGTTAtataccttagagcagccttagggcacctacaagaaggctggggagggacttggtgCAAGGGCATGTAGTGACgtgacaagggggaatggattgaaaccTGAGGGGGGCAGATTCagtctggatgctaggaagaaattcttcatagtgtgggtggtgaggcactggaacaggctgcccaaggaggtcatggatgccccctgcctggatgtgttcaaggccttgagcaacctgggctagcgggaggtgtccctgcccatggcaggagggttggagctggatgatctttaaggtcccttccaattcaaaccattctgtgaaaagtGATCTgatctttcagtatcttaaaatTAACTGGTTTGGAAATTTAatttagaatcagagagtcagtcagggttggaagggaccacaaggatcatctagttccaacccccctgccatgggcagggacaccctaccctagagcaggctgcacacagcctcatccagcctggccttaaacacctccagggatggggcctcagccacctccctgggcaacccatttgtGCCAGGGTTTCACCACTTTCATGGTTCTCTCTAAGCACCCATCTACTTCAGCCTACATGAAGGCAAACCTGACTCTCCTCAGCAATTTGGATACATGTCACAAGTTTGAAAGTTGATAAATATATCAACTTGTAGCTTAAGGAGCTGAAATACTGGGTTGTTTTCTGTGCTCAAGAAGTCTGCTCTGCCTACTAGCATAACAGTGTGGCTCAGCTTGCCTGCTGCATTGGATGGAGCTGTATCCTGATTGATTTCTGTTAACAGAGTCTGTAAAGTGTTGGAGTAAATGCACTGCTTAAAGAACTGTTGCTGttgtctctcctcacagcgaCACCCTGATGGTGTGGCTTCTGTGTCCTTTAAAGAACCAACAGAAGCTGATGTGTGCAAGCTAACATTAAATGGAAGGTGGTTTGGTGGCCGTCAGCTCAGTGCTGAAACGTGGGATGGTGTCACAGATTATCAGGTAACTTTCCATGGTCCTATTTTATTACTTCATAATCTTTCTTCCAAACTGCACATCTGCCTTCATTTGTGAAGTGTTTGGTGTTCCCATCCCCTTTCCCTGCCCACTTCTCCTCAAAAATTGCTGGAATGTCTCCAAAAAAGGACCTTTAATTATTTGGTTTAAGAAAAATTTAAAGGACCTGTCTATTGTTAAAATTGGTGATGTTGGAGATGTCAGCTTAGAAGATTAGGCTCTGACTGTACAGATCCCTAGTTCAGAGTAAGTAGGGATGACTGTTTAAAAATGGTGATGTTGGAGATGCCAGTTTGGAAGATTAGGCACTGGCTGTACACATCATTAGTTCAGAGTAAGCAGGGCTGGCTGGTTAAAAATGGTGATGTTGGAGATGTCAGTTTGGAAGATTAGGCACTGGCTGTACAGATCCTTAGTTCAGAGTCAGCAGGGTCTGTAGAATCTTCAGCTAAGCCTGCAGTACAAATGTGTACAGaaggagggtggagagagactgtttacagagGCTTgtggtggtaggacaagggacaactgcatccagttctggagcccccattacaagagggatgtggaggtgctggagcatgcccagagaagggccacgaggatgctcagagggctgcagcagctttcttatgaggacaggctgagggagttggggctgtgcaggctggagcagaggaggctcccaggtgaccttcttgtggccttccagtatctgaaagtggtctacaaaaaagctggggagggactttttaggttctgagggagagacaggactgggaggaatggagcaaagctggaggtgggaaggttcaggctggccatgaggaggaagttgttgagcaggagagtggtgagagcctggcaggggttgcccagggaggtggttgaggccccatggctggaggtgtttaaggccaggctggatgaagctgtgttcagcctgctctagggtagggtgtccctgcccatggcaggggggttggaactgtctgatccttgtggtcccttgcagccctgcctgattctatgagaatggcttcaaactagagaagagcagatttagatgggaTATTAGAAACAGTCTCTTTACCATaacagtggtgaaacactggaacaggttgcccagggaggtgatttgggccccatccctggtgatCTCGAGGTGAaacttgacagggctctgggcaacctgatctagttgaagacatccctgctgactgcagagggagttggactggatggccttcaGAGGTCGCTatcagcccagaccattctctgactctgattTTTCACAAGTCCGACTTTGCAATGACGTGCACAAACTTGTCTCTAACAGGTGGAGGAGACtgcaagagaaagggaagaaaggctcAAGGTGTGGGGGTCATTTCTAGAGGATCCTGATGCAAAGGAGCAGCAAACTGCATCTGATTCTGATTCCACAACAAGTAGCCTGAAGCTGCCTGAAGGTGGACAGCCCTCAAAAGGGAACGAGGCGTCTAAGGAGGATGGAAATGATGAAGGCCCTAAGAGAGAGAATAATGGTGAGGGCACTGATGAAGATGGTGCTCCATCAACAGACAGCAGCCTTGCAGGCAGTGATGGTGAAGCAGATACATAACAGCTTCAATGCTCAGTGGGAGCATGGGGGTTAGGGTGATGTTTGAGTTGATCCCTTTCTTTAGGGTGACTGCCGACACTATTCATATGAATATCTGCATCTTAGAGTTTCATCCACTGTGTGCTTTGAAGTCTTCATTAAAAGCAGTACTTGATAAGGTTCTAAAAGTCTGTATTAATATGGCTGTTCAGGTAAAGTAACTCAAGTTGCCAAGAACACAGTAAAACTCATCAGGCTTCTTCTGTTTTAACTATTGCTTGTCAGTGTTCCGTTCCGTAAGTGTGAAACACCTTCCAAGCCTTCAGCTTATGTAACTCTGTGTAACTTAATGCAAAGCTAATGCAAGAGTTGTGAGTTTTACTGTTCATTTTCCTGTACTTCTTGGAACTCAGTATCTCATCCTTAACAATTGCCCCCCCCTTGTGCTGAGTACTTTAGATCATTTTGCAGCACAGATGCTGTGGTACCTGTAGGGTGAATGCCTTAGATATGTTGCTATGTGTTAAGTAGCAAATGCTAAGAGTAGTACCAAGTCACAACCTTAAAAGGGAGTGGAAAACAATGTTGCCATAGCCATGATAAGGCAGACTGGTTGAAGATGGCTTAGTAAGTCACAGCATTCCATAAATTACCATTATTCTTTCCCTCTTTAGAtctgttgaggctggaattgTCAAGGAGACCAAGAGATGCATGAACACACACATTATTAGACCATAGTGAGATAAGGCTTGATTTTGAGCTGTCATGCTCTGTATGCAGTAGGTACACAAACCAAGCTTTTGATTTTGTTTAGTTCTTGCATTAGTTTGATGCCAGCATAGAAGTTTCCATTAAACTTGGTTAGGATGATGAGTTCTCTCTGCAGCATTTTAGTTTAGCCTGACTTGCTCTTCTGAGTGGGGAGGATCTCCCATATTTCATCAGATTGAAAACACAAGCTTTTGATTTTGTTTAGTTCTTGCTTTAGTTTGATGCTAGCATAGAAGTTTCCATTGAACTTGGTTAGGATGATGAGTTCTCTCTGCAGCATTTTACCTTGGCCTGACTTGCTCTTCTGAGTGGGGAGGATCTCCCATATTTCATCAGATTGAGAGGCTTTTGGCAACTTGAACTACATTTGTTGTGCAAAAAAAAGAGTAGGAGACTTGAAAATATGCTCACAAGTCATCTTTTTTATGGGGAAAAGCCAATATTAGCCCTCTTAGAAATGCTTCCAAAAAGCAAAGATTTAAAAGACCTTCTGGCTTGAGATATTTTAATCAATGACAGGCTTTCAAAAACAACTTTGAGGGACCTGCTTTTGGGCATAGCCATTAATTTAGAATCCCATTGTCTTGATACCTAAAGGTAGAAAAATGTGGATTTAGGCACTGAAGAACTAAAATCTTGCTGCTCAGTTCCTTAGCACGCTGTTCATATGGATAATTGCTAATGCACATTTGTAAGGAGGACCTTTTGAACCTTTTTAATTCATATTGGATTGCAAGAAACCCATAGATGCTAATTCTTGTCTTTCCATCCTGAAGTATTCAGAATACTCTGAAAATTGGTATTTTTGTGCTCTGAGATGATTATATtttgtccagaggagggtgtgtgtgtatgtatgatcttggaggttgttTTGTGTCTTCTTGTggctgttttggtttattttaactCTGGAATGTAATCTGCGTGGGTAGCTATTGCCAGCCAGAACCATCTGAGTTAACACCACTGTGGTTATGAATGACATCTTTCTGTGACACTTGGATTCAGGATGTCAGAGTCTGGGAGCTCGTTACAGGCTGGTGTGACAAGCTGCCAGTTTGGAGCTGCATTGTACAGAAGAGCTGTGACTCCCTCCTGCTGCAACAGAAACCATTCGCTCATCTTTACAAGTGTGGACTGCATGgttcagcaaagcagctgttGGAACAGCTCAGGTCACCTGAAGCACTGCCTGGTTTGTAGCTGCACACAGTGGCATATTCAAATTACATCTCTTGAGTTGTGTTGGTTCTGCCTTAGTTATTTTTATTGCTAATGAGCACTGCAGACCTTTGAGGTTGGAAGTGTTTGCATATGAAGTGTCATTTAGCGTGGTAAGTGTtgctttcagtgctgggtttcttttttccttccagcttCTAGTCTCCAGGCTTTAGATCTGATAAACTGTTGTGTTCTGTTAGtttgggtggtttggtttgttttgtttttcttttaagagaGCCTAATCATATAACACTTGACACAGTTAAAGCACCTGTTTGGCAGTGGAACTGCAACTGATCTGAGGAAACCATTGTCAAATGTATAGATATTGTACAGTTCTATGAAGCCTTATCATGGCATTGAGATAGAAAACAAGTAATATTAgtgttttggggagaaaaaagacTTTggacaaaaagaaataaagactcATATGTGCAGTAACCTTCCTCTCTCCAGTTGATGTGCAGATCTGATTGGCTCACTTCAAAAGTCAAACATGTGATGTTTGTTAGTCTTTTCACCTCATCCTTTAGACTTCACACAGAAGTGCAGCACTATCTAGGGCTGAGACCCAAAtgctttcttgcttttcctATCAACCAGGATTCTTAAGCCAAGAAAAGCTGATTTTCCACCCAAACACCGAGTGCTGGAGCGTGGCATTACACTCAGACtgatccttttccttttctctaccTCTCTTATTCCCCAG
This genomic window from Pogoniulus pusillus isolate bPogPus1 chromosome 19, bPogPus1.pri, whole genome shotgun sequence contains:
- the HTATSF1 gene encoding 17S U2 SnRNP complex component HTATSF1, which produces MSGEDGNEEFYRQLQLQQQYDAEPKGEGEADPFTYVDPADGAAYEWDREKKAWFPKITEDFLATYQANYGFNADNTNSSSASGTAAESKQPVSSKTSGTQPSANEKGPQQTDPKQKSEKRKLEPGWFHVEEDRNTNVYVTGLPPDITKDEFVQVMSKCGIIMRDPQTEEHKIKLYKDKEGNLKGDGLCCYLKRESVPLALRLLDEAEIRGYKLHVEVAKFQLKGEYDASKKKKKCKDYKKKLSQQQKQLDWRPEKKDGATRMRHERIVIIRNMFHPKDFEEDPLVLNEIREDLRTECEKFGQVKKVLIFDRHPDGVASVSFKEPTEADVCKLTLNGRWFGGRQLSAETWDGVTDYQVEETAREREERLKVWGSFLEDPDAKEQQTASDSDSTTSSLKLPEGGQPSKGNEASKEDGNDEGPKRENNGEGTDEDGAPSTDSSLAGSDGEADT